Proteins co-encoded in one Oxobacter pfennigii genomic window:
- a CDS encoding ABC transporter ATP-binding protein, with translation MINIENLSFRYKRGHNDAGVSDINLHIGDGEMVLLCGESGCGKTTLTRLINGLVPHYFEGEQRGSVRVCGKNVGDSSLHELSRIVGSVFQNPRSQFFTVDTYSELAFGCENLGLPVKEIKKQVEETIAFMNIEKLMGRSIFDLSGGEKQKLACASVWAAHPKVLVLDEPSANLDDRAIADLQGVLKKCKAAGVTIIIAEHRLYYLKGLADRVLYLKEGRIAKEFEAGAFYSMGEKLRLKLGLRGLEPPALSGRVNSCEPDNTTVLLNFAFRYGRQGSGIKVPRAWVPSNCVAAVTGENGAGKTTLVRCLCGLEKKAAGELVIAGKGLKGKDRLKNCYLVMQDVNHQLFCESVLDEVLISMPHPDKDKAYNLLESLDLKQFSGEHPLSLSGGQKQRAAVACAVASERRVILFDEPTSGLDLRHMGEVASVIGKLAQSGKTVIVATHDKEFIQCCCTHVLYMEKGTITANITLKENSCKNGVAI, from the coding sequence TTGATAAATATAGAAAACCTCAGTTTCCGCTACAAAAGAGGGCACAATGACGCAGGTGTCAGCGATATAAACCTGCACATCGGCGATGGTGAGATGGTTTTATTGTGCGGCGAAAGCGGCTGCGGTAAAACCACTTTGACCCGCCTTATTAACGGTCTTGTTCCCCACTATTTTGAGGGAGAGCAAAGGGGCAGCGTGAGAGTATGCGGTAAAAATGTGGGTGACAGCTCCTTGCATGAGCTGTCCAGGATCGTGGGATCGGTGTTTCAAAACCCGCGCAGCCAGTTTTTCACTGTGGATACCTACAGTGAGCTTGCCTTTGGATGTGAAAATTTAGGTTTGCCTGTGAAAGAAATCAAAAAGCAAGTTGAAGAAACAATAGCCTTTATGAATATTGAGAAGCTGATGGGGCGCAGTATTTTTGATTTATCCGGCGGTGAAAAGCAAAAGCTGGCCTGCGCTTCGGTATGGGCAGCTCATCCTAAGGTACTTGTACTGGATGAGCCATCAGCCAATTTAGACGACAGGGCCATCGCCGACCTGCAGGGGGTACTGAAAAAATGCAAGGCGGCAGGCGTTACTATTATTATTGCCGAGCACCGGCTCTATTACTTAAAAGGGCTTGCAGACCGTGTACTGTATTTGAAAGAAGGGCGGATTGCAAAAGAATTTGAGGCAGGGGCCTTTTATTCCATGGGTGAAAAACTGCGCTTAAAACTTGGTTTGCGGGGACTGGAGCCGCCTGCACTTTCCGGTAGGGTGAACAGCTGCGAGCCGGATAACACAACTGTCTTATTAAATTTTGCATTCCGGTATGGCCGCCAAGGCAGCGGTATCAAAGTGCCCAGGGCATGGGTGCCGTCAAATTGTGTTGCGGCAGTTACCGGTGAAAACGGCGCGGGGAAAACTACTCTCGTCCGCTGCCTGTGCGGGCTGGAGAAAAAAGCTGCCGGTGAGCTGGTTATAGCAGGCAAAGGTCTTAAAGGAAAAGATCGGTTAAAAAACTGTTATCTTGTGATGCAGGATGTCAATCATCAGCTTTTCTGCGAAAGCGTCTTGGACGAGGTGCTTATTAGCATGCCCCATCCTGATAAAGACAAGGCATATAACCTGTTGGAGTCCCTGGATTTAAAGCAATTCTCAGGCGAACATCCCCTCAGCCTTTCAGGCGGACAAAAGCAAAGAGCAGCTGTTGCCTGTGCTGTGGCCAGCGAAAGAAGGGTGATCCTCTTTGACGAGCCTACCAGCGGACTGGATTTGCGGCACATGGGTGAAGTGGCATCAGTGATAGGCAAACTGGCTCAAAGTGGCAAAACAGTAATAGTAGCAACTCACGACAAGGAATTTATCCAATGCTGCTGTACACACGTGCTATACATGGAAAAGGGGACTATAACAGCTAACATTACCCTTAAAGAAAACTCCTGCAAAAATGGGGTGGCAATATGA
- a CDS encoding metal ABC transporter solute-binding protein, Zn/Mn family, with product MGKKVKGLAGIVLALMLVLAGCKTPGPVTEDDRLNVVATTTMLADLSKIIGGEHVSVSGLMGPGIDPHLYQASAGDVTLMKKSDVVVYNGLHLEGKMGEVFESLSGQGHAVICIEEGLDQSRLLAWEGGGSVHDPHIWFDVSLWKDAARIVADELSQADPVHQSAYEANLKNYLKELDATDTYIRGRVSEVPEGQRVLVTAHDAFNYFGKAYGFEVRGLQGISTDAEAGTADVSALANFIVERQIKAIFVESSVPPKTIEALQAAVKAKGFDVAIGGELYSDSLGGEGSGAESYILTVRENIDTIIEALK from the coding sequence ATGGGTAAAAAAGTAAAAGGCTTAGCTGGCATTGTTCTGGCTTTGATGCTCGTGCTGGCAGGCTGCAAAACGCCTGGGCCTGTCACGGAGGATGATAGGCTAAATGTAGTGGCTACCACTACCATGCTTGCGGATTTATCAAAGATCATCGGCGGGGAGCATGTTTCAGTGAGCGGCCTGATGGGTCCCGGCATCGACCCCCACTTGTACCAGGCCAGCGCAGGTGACGTAACGCTGATGAAGAAATCCGATGTTGTTGTATATAACGGACTGCATTTGGAAGGTAAGATGGGCGAGGTCTTTGAATCTTTGTCCGGCCAGGGGCACGCGGTGATTTGCATTGAGGAAGGGCTGGACCAATCCAGGCTTCTCGCATGGGAGGGGGGCGGCTCAGTGCATGACCCTCATATCTGGTTCGATGTGTCGCTGTGGAAGGACGCGGCCAGAATTGTTGCGGATGAGCTGTCTCAGGCCGATCCCGTCCACCAATCCGCTTATGAGGCAAATCTTAAAAATTACCTGAAGGAACTGGATGCCACTGACACATATATCCGCGGCAGAGTTTCGGAAGTGCCGGAGGGGCAGCGGGTGCTCGTCACAGCCCACGACGCTTTCAATTACTTTGGTAAAGCCTATGGCTTCGAGGTGCGGGGCCTCCAGGGTATCAGCACCGATGCCGAGGCAGGTACTGCCGACGTAAGCGCCCTTGCAAACTTTATCGTGGAACGGCAGATCAAGGCCATCTTCGTTGAGTCCTCTGTTCCGCCCAAAACCATTGAGGCGCTTCAGGCGGCAGTCAAGGCAAAGGGTTTTGATGTTGCCATAGGCGGAGAGCTTTATTCCGATTCCCTTGGCGGCGAAGGCTCCGGCGCTGAAAGCTATATCCTCACTGTCAGGGAAAACATTGACACCATCATAGAAGCACTGAAGTGA
- a CDS encoding metal ABC transporter permease produces the protein MGTLTFLLRDYTFQTVALGSALLGIISGVLGSFAVLRKQSLLGDGVSHSALPGVVLAFILLGSKDTETLLLGALVSGLMATLFIVSIVRHTRIKFDSALALVMSVFFGLGLVLLTYVQKNPNSNQAGLKRFIFGQASTLMQRDILLMAVCGAVLLMLVFLFWKEFKLFTFDSDFAQSLGFSPGKLNLLLSFMIVLAIIIGLQTVGVILMSAMLIAPAVAARQWTNKLWVMVFLSAIFGAVSGIAGTAASSLMAKLPTGPAIVVCVSLIVIASVLLAPGRGILYRLYRRRKNRLLLKLEGGVPDVPTV, from the coding sequence ATGGGTACACTGACTTTTTTACTGAGAGACTACACATTTCAGACGGTGGCGCTGGGCTCCGCCCTTTTGGGGATCATCAGCGGAGTATTGGGGAGCTTTGCCGTGCTGCGGAAGCAAAGCCTGCTGGGCGACGGCGTTTCCCATTCCGCACTGCCCGGAGTGGTTCTGGCGTTTATCCTGCTGGGCAGCAAAGACACGGAAACCCTGCTGCTGGGCGCCCTTGTTTCCGGGCTTATGGCAACTCTCTTTATCGTAAGTATCGTACGGCACACCCGGATCAAATTTGACAGCGCCTTGGCGCTGGTGATGTCGGTATTCTTCGGGCTGGGTCTGGTACTGCTGACCTATGTGCAGAAGAACCCAAATTCCAATCAGGCAGGGCTCAAGCGCTTTATCTTCGGGCAGGCTTCTACGCTGATGCAGCGCGATATTCTTTTAATGGCCGTCTGCGGTGCGGTCCTTCTTATGCTTGTCTTTCTGTTCTGGAAGGAATTCAAGCTCTTCACCTTTGACAGTGATTTTGCTCAAAGCCTCGGGTTTTCGCCCGGCAAGCTGAACCTGCTGCTGTCCTTTATGATTGTGCTGGCCATCATCATCGGATTACAGACGGTGGGCGTGATCCTGATGAGTGCCATGCTCATCGCTCCGGCTGTCGCGGCGCGCCAGTGGACGAATAAGCTGTGGGTTATGGTTTTTCTTTCGGCCATTTTTGGTGCGGTGTCCGGTATTGCCGGAACAGCGGCCAGCTCTCTCATGGCAAAGCTGCCGACAGGCCCTGCCATCGTGGTATGCGTCAGCCTGATCGTCATAGCCAGCGTCCTGTTGGCGCCGGGAAGGGGCATTCTGTACAGGCTGTACCGGCGCAGGAAAAACAGGCTGCTATTAAAGCTTGAAGGAGGTGTGCCAGATGTCCCCACAGTTTGA
- a CDS encoding energy-coupling factor transporter transmembrane component T — MNTLLHTTAGTRHLRLDPRTKLLLLFTTSFTLIWAGYSGGITSVLRPVFAILPCMLLLFSKRWRTGLICGLLLAACLAAEKTLVYTTTGMLNFLLVPVCAIFTRFIPCIFAAYYMMATTTVSEFTAGMERIHMPQEIVIPLSVMFRFFPTVLEEQRYIKDAMRMRSITFANPVAMLEYRVVPLVVTVAKIGEELSAAALTRGLGGDVRRSNVCEIGFGIQDIGIMLIALGCSCVYMLVRVGLL, encoded by the coding sequence ATGAACACGCTGTTGCACACAACGGCGGGAACACGCCATCTGCGTTTGGATCCCCGCACGAAATTACTGTTATTGTTTACTACCAGCTTTACATTAATTTGGGCAGGTTATTCGGGTGGAATAACGTCGGTTTTGCGCCCGGTTTTTGCCATTTTGCCCTGTATGCTGCTGCTGTTTTCCAAACGCTGGCGTACCGGGCTTATCTGCGGGTTGCTTTTAGCAGCCTGCCTGGCAGCGGAAAAAACACTGGTCTATACTACCACAGGTATGCTTAATTTTTTGCTCGTACCGGTTTGTGCCATATTCACCAGATTTATTCCCTGTATTTTCGCGGCATACTACATGATGGCAACCACTACGGTAAGTGAGTTTACCGCCGGTATGGAGCGCATTCATATGCCCCAGGAAATCGTGATCCCCCTGTCTGTGATGTTCCGTTTTTTCCCCACTGTATTGGAGGAACAGCGTTATATAAAGGATGCCATGCGGATGCGCAGCATAACTTTTGCCAATCCGGTGGCCATGCTGGAATACCGCGTAGTGCCCTTAGTAGTGACCGTAGCAAAAATAGGTGAAGAACTGAGCGCGGCAGCCTTAACCCGGGGGCTTGGCGGAGATGTCAGGCGAAGCAATGTGTGTGAAATAGGATTTGGAATACAGGACATTGGGATCATGCTGATTGCTCTTGGCTGTTCGTGTGTATATATGCTGGTAAGGGTGGGATTGCTTTGA
- a CDS encoding DUF7004 family protein, whose amino-acid sequence MPVIKRFPDGSFLEYDRGSFDDWCVYLTSPAGTRRPPRDTDYFQTIKDLAAKYGIDRVYSDYVSIYNVTGGQVEKKVLQQITQIAGRYLPEDVLAVDILFSILYMAMIAEERKANTRLGRRIKRLGIHYLLYEDATISHAANFMRGMNWRQISALCHERGF is encoded by the coding sequence ATGCCTGTAATTAAAAGATTCCCAGATGGTTCATTTCTGGAATATGACCGGGGCAGCTTTGATGATTGGTGCGTATATTTAACCTCACCTGCCGGAACACGCCGCCCGCCACGCGATACCGATTATTTTCAAACAATAAAGGATTTGGCTGCAAAGTACGGAATTGATCGTGTTTATTCAGATTATGTGTCCATCTATAATGTAACCGGCGGACAGGTTGAAAAAAAGGTGCTTCAACAGATTACACAGATCGCCGGCCGGTATTTGCCGGAGGATGTACTAGCCGTTGATATATTGTTTTCAATACTATACATGGCGATGATTGCCGAAGAACGGAAGGCAAATACTCGCTTGGGACGCAGAATAAAGCGGCTGGGAATCCATTATCTGCTTTATGAAGATGCAACTATTTCTCATGCTGCAAATTTTATGCGTGGTATGAATTGGCGTCAAATATCCGCTTTATGCCATGAGCGTGGTTTTTAA
- a CDS encoding metal ABC transporter ATP-binding protein — protein sequence MDIKSQSYAVEVEDLTVAYDAKPVLWDIDLKIPKGKLMAVVGPNGAGKTTLIKAMLGLLTPVSGAVRFINGRDGIHRLKNRIGYVPQSGSVDWDFPATVLDVVLMGCYGKLGWIKRPRKADVELARKTLQKVGMEEYASRQISQLSGGQQQRVFLARALVQQAEVYFMDEPFKGVDAQTEKAIVLLLKELKEQGKTVVVVHHDLQTVADYFDWVTLINLRVVASGPVGEVFHEDNLKKTYRSTGTLLRSAM from the coding sequence ATGGACATAAAATCCCAAAGCTATGCGGTGGAGGTGGAAGACCTTACCGTTGCTTACGACGCAAAACCCGTTTTATGGGATATTGACCTGAAGATCCCAAAAGGAAAGCTTATGGCGGTGGTCGGACCCAACGGGGCGGGAAAGACAACTCTCATCAAAGCCATGCTTGGGCTGTTGACGCCCGTTTCCGGAGCCGTCCGCTTCATAAATGGAAGGGATGGTATACACCGGCTGAAAAACCGCATCGGTTACGTTCCCCAAAGCGGCAGCGTGGATTGGGATTTTCCCGCGACGGTGCTGGATGTGGTGCTGATGGGCTGTTACGGAAAGCTTGGCTGGATCAAGCGTCCCCGCAAAGCAGACGTGGAGCTGGCGCGAAAGACGTTGCAGAAGGTGGGCATGGAGGAATACGCCTCCCGCCAGATAAGCCAGCTTTCCGGCGGCCAGCAGCAGCGGGTGTTTTTGGCCCGTGCCCTGGTACAGCAAGCTGAGGTTTACTTCATGGATGAGCCCTTTAAAGGCGTGGATGCTCAGACCGAAAAAGCCATCGTCCTGCTTCTAAAGGAGCTTAAGGAGCAAGGAAAAACCGTTGTTGTAGTACACCACGACCTGCAGACGGTAGCGGATTATTTCGATTGGGTGACCCTTATCAACCTGCGGGTAGTAGCCAGCGGTCCGGTTGGAGAGGTTTTCCATGAGGATAATTTGAAAAAGACATACCGGAGCACCGGTACCTTATTAAGGAGTGCGATGTGA
- a CDS encoding helix-turn-helix domain-containing protein, with protein MKTLDLTKLGGNIKLVCSNDICSVYNFTSPNGEGIMTCYDVFPGVFLQYNDFHMESINFNFTYDKSLFCIDHCREGRIEWEQPGGRYYYLGAGDMQIGTRFKNSTNFSSPLRHYHGITTAFSLDEANDSLKKLLEGVDIDIHKLIEKFACLENPFVMRAHDSISHVFSELYRVPESIRLPYCKVKILELLVFLTGVEPKGQERSYFPRTQIDKVKAIERMMTSKSKRHFTLEELSKQYDITLTTLCSCFKEVFGHSVYSYMRNWRMNAAAVQLRQTDAPVTAVASSLGYENASKFSSAFKAVMGKTPTEYRKFFV; from the coding sequence ATGAAGACACTGGATCTTACAAAATTAGGCGGCAATATCAAGCTGGTTTGCAGCAATGATATATGCTCTGTATATAATTTCACCTCTCCGAACGGAGAAGGAATTATGACCTGTTATGATGTGTTTCCAGGCGTATTTCTTCAGTATAACGACTTCCACATGGAAAGCATCAATTTTAATTTTACTTACGATAAATCATTATTTTGTATAGACCACTGCCGTGAGGGGCGCATTGAATGGGAGCAGCCGGGCGGGCGGTATTATTACCTTGGAGCAGGCGACATGCAGATCGGAACCCGCTTTAAAAACAGCACGAATTTTTCTTCTCCATTGCGTCACTATCACGGCATAACGACGGCATTTTCACTGGATGAAGCAAATGATTCTCTGAAAAAACTCCTTGAAGGCGTGGATATAGATATACATAAGCTTATAGAGAAATTTGCCTGCCTGGAAAATCCTTTTGTCATGCGTGCCCATGACTCCATTTCCCATGTCTTTTCAGAGCTTTATCGTGTTCCGGAATCAATACGCCTTCCTTATTGTAAAGTAAAAATACTTGAGCTGCTGGTGTTTTTGACGGGTGTGGAGCCGAAAGGCCAGGAGCGTTCTTATTTTCCCCGAACTCAGATAGATAAGGTTAAGGCAATTGAACGCATGATGACATCTAAGTCAAAGAGGCATTTTACATTGGAAGAGCTCTCAAAACAATATGATATTACCCTGACAACCCTTTGTTCATGCTTTAAAGAGGTCTTTGGCCATTCGGTTTACAGCTATATGCGCAATTGGCGAATGAATGCGGCGGCAGTACAGCTGCGCCAGACAGATGCCCCGGTAACTGCTGTTGCAAGCAGCTTAGGATATGAAAATGCCAGTAAGTTTTCGTCTGCATTCAAAGCCGTAATGGGTAAAACGCCCACCGAATACAGGAAATTTTTTGTTTAA
- a CDS encoding metal ABC transporter permease translates to MSPQFEIQVIAVIVAVACALPGVFLVLRRMSMMSDSITHTILLGIVLAFFMVHDLSSPLLILGAAVIGVITVWLTEMLGRTRLLAEDAAMGIVFPLLFSIAIILITRYAGAVHLDTDSVLLGELAFAPFDRMVIAGVDIGAKAIYTTGSLLLLNLAVIIIFFKELKVATFDPMLAAVLGFAPAFVHYGLMTLVSLTTVGAFQAVGSILVVAFMIGPPVTAYLLTDDLKRMLILSGLIGAVNGILGYQAAALFDVSIAGSMAVMTGMVFLLVFVFAPGRGFISALRRRKSQKIRFAKMILLFHLYNHEGTEHEVQEAGLDTIQTELHWDTAFTRNIMALLKKEECIEFTDNMVKLTDYGRLTSIHNYEALFSK, encoded by the coding sequence ATGTCCCCACAGTTTGAAATACAAGTTATCGCCGTGATTGTGGCGGTGGCCTGCGCGCTTCCCGGCGTATTCCTGGTGCTGCGCAGGATGTCCATGATGTCCGACTCCATCACCCATACCATACTTCTCGGTATCGTTCTGGCCTTTTTTATGGTGCATGACCTTTCATCTCCATTGCTGATATTGGGTGCGGCGGTGATAGGCGTTATAACCGTTTGGCTGACTGAGATGCTGGGGCGCACCCGGCTTTTAGCAGAGGATGCGGCAATGGGCATCGTGTTCCCGCTGCTCTTTTCAATAGCGATTATCCTCATCACACGCTACGCAGGGGCGGTGCATCTGGACACCGATTCGGTGCTCCTGGGCGAACTTGCCTTCGCCCCTTTTGACCGAATGGTCATAGCCGGCGTTGATATCGGAGCAAAAGCCATATACACAACAGGCTCCCTTCTGCTCCTGAATTTGGCGGTAATCATCATCTTCTTCAAGGAGCTGAAGGTGGCCACCTTTGACCCCATGCTGGCCGCCGTATTGGGCTTTGCGCCGGCATTTGTGCATTACGGTCTGATGACACTGGTTTCTCTCACAACAGTAGGTGCGTTTCAGGCCGTCGGCTCCATACTGGTGGTGGCGTTCATGATCGGCCCGCCGGTCACGGCATACCTTCTCACCGACGATTTGAAACGGATGCTGATTTTGAGCGGACTGATCGGCGCTGTCAACGGGATATTAGGTTACCAGGCGGCCGCCCTTTTTGACGTATCCATTGCGGGCAGCATGGCTGTTATGACGGGGATGGTTTTTCTGCTGGTGTTCGTTTTTGCTCCGGGCAGAGGCTTTATCAGCGCTCTGCGAAGGAGAAAAAGCCAGAAAATACGGTTTGCAAAAATGATACTCCTGTTCCATCTTTACAACCATGAGGGAACTGAGCATGAAGTACAGGAGGCAGGGCTTGATACCATACAAACTGAGCTGCATTGGGATACGGCCTTTACAAGGAATATTATGGCGCTTCTGAAAAAGGAGGAGTGCATAGAATTTACAGATAATATGGTCAAGTTAACCGATTATGGACGTTTGACCAGCATTCATAATTATGAGGCGTTGTTTTCAAAATAA
- a CDS encoding MptD family putative ECF transporter S component — protein MKLDNTNFCILEGVMQKKLTAKDLINIGIFGAVYFVLMFTASMLGFIPVFLVLLPLICSIFTGIPLMLFLTKVHSFGQFTLFGTIIGLVNMLIGDSWITLAFAAGLGLLADLIFRAGKYKSSKLSVVGASVFSMWTVGKALPMFIMRDSYFQMLREGMSNEYADAVLRMTPDWSLILWFAAGFVGGLLGALLGKAVLKKHFERAGIA, from the coding sequence ATGAAGTTAGACAATACTAACTTTTGTATTTTGGAGGGTGTTATGCAAAAAAAGCTCACGGCAAAGGATCTTATTAATATCGGTATCTTCGGGGCAGTTTACTTCGTTCTTATGTTCACGGCTTCCATGCTTGGGTTTATTCCTGTCTTCCTTGTTCTGTTACCCTTGATATGCTCAATTTTTACCGGAATACCTCTTATGCTTTTTCTTACCAAAGTACATAGCTTTGGACAATTTACCCTTTTTGGCACCATCATTGGACTTGTCAACATGCTGATCGGCGACAGCTGGATCACCCTTGCTTTTGCTGCAGGGCTGGGCTTGCTGGCAGACCTTATCTTCAGGGCAGGCAAATACAAGAGCAGCAAGCTTTCTGTTGTCGGAGCCTCCGTATTCAGTATGTGGACTGTAGGCAAGGCTTTGCCCATGTTTATCATGCGGGACAGCTATTTTCAAATGCTGCGGGAAGGTATGAGCAATGAATATGCTGATGCAGTTTTAAGGATGACTCCGGACTGGTCACTGATACTTTGGTTTGCAGCCGGTTTTGTAGGAGGGTTACTGGGAGCGCTCCTTGGGAAAGCCGTTCTGAAAAAGCACTTTGAGAGAGCAGGAATTGCGTGA